One stretch of Equus przewalskii isolate Varuska chromosome 9, EquPr2, whole genome shotgun sequence DNA includes these proteins:
- the LOC103567264 gene encoding sialic acid-binding Ig-like lectin 5 isoform X4, whose product MSLQLLLLLPMLWGVPMAQGQSYWLELPESVTVQEGLCVLVPCNFSYPWTAFGTLYVFWFRKGMDGHQDPLVATNKPNQKLHESTHGRFFLLGDPHAQNCSLSIRDVNLGDSGTYFFRMEDSFRGHSYLDKMFSLNVTALTHRPHIHILGPLESGRPRNLTCSVPWACEQGTAPAFSWTSAALTSLGPRARLSSVLTLTPRPQDHGTSVTCQVKFLAAGVTVERNIQLNVTWKMPNPSVAMDVEAATSFCPRCSTEHGHQHLPRKQHSAVLELPRTGTTGGDFTCLARHPLGSQTVSVSLSVLYPPQLLGPSCSWEDEGLHCGCSSRAQPAPSLRWRLGERLLEGNSSNASFTITSSSSGPWANSSLSLSWELSSSLRVSCEARNVHGARSTAILLLPGKPEPRAEGVLGAVGGAGIVALLSLCLFLIFRVKTCRKKAAQPVQSTEDVNSVEGSGSGGLEECLIHNSQQETIICMVSGAESAFFITVHTAPGTLPQQRMAL is encoded by the exons ATGTcgctgcagctgctgctgttgctgcccaTGCTGTGGGGAG tgccCATGGCTCAAGGTCAGAGTTACTGGCTGGAGCTACCAGAGTCCGTGACAGTGCAGGAGGGCCTGTGTGTCCTCGTGCCCTGCAATTTTTCCTATCCCTGGACTGCCTTTGGAACGCTTTACGTGTTTTGGTTCCGGAAAGGGATGGATGGACACCAAGATCCTTTGGTGGCCACTAACAAACCAAACCAGAAGCTGCACGAGAGCACCCATGGCCGGTTCTTCCTCCTGGGAGACCCCCATGCCCAGAACTGCTCCCTGAGTATCAGAGACGTCAACCTAGGGGACAGTGGGACTTACTTCTTTCGTATGGAGGACTCCTTCAGGGGACACTCATATCTAGATAAGATGTTCTCTCTGAATGTGACAG CCCTGACCCACAGGCCCCACATCCATATCTTGGGGCCCCTGGAGTCCGGCCGACCCAGGAACCTGacttgctctgtgccctgggcctgTGAGCAAGGCACTGCTCCTGCCTTCTCCTGGACATCAGCTGccctcacctccctgggccccagggcccGCCTCTCCTCGGTGCTCACCCTCACTCCACGGCCTCAGGACCACGGCACCAGCGTCACCTGTCAGGTGAAGTTCCTTGCAGCTGGTGTGACTGTGGAAAGGAACATCCAGCTCAATGTCACCT GGAAAATGCCCAATCCATCTGTCGCCATGGATGTTGAGGCTGCTACATCCTTCTGTCCCAGATGCTCCACAGAACATGGCCATCAGCATCTCCCAAGGAAACAGCACAG CGCCGTCCTGGAGCTGCCTCGAACAGGGACTACGGGAGGAGACTTCACCTGCCTTGCTCGGCACCCGCTGGGCTCCCAAACTGTCTCTGTGAGCCTCTCTGTGCTCT ACCCCCCACAGCTGCTGGGAccctcctgctcctgggaggACGAGGGTCTGCACTGTGGCTGCTCCTCCCGAGCACAGCCGGCCCCCTCCCTGCGCTGGCGGCTGGGGGAGCGTCTGCTGGAGGGGAACAGCAGCAACGCCTCCTTCACCATCACCTCCAGCTCCTCCGGGCCCTGGGCCAACAGCTCCTTGAGTctcagctgggagctcagctccAGCCTCAGAGTCAGCTGCGAGGCCAGGAATGTCCACGGGGCCCGGAGCACCGCTATCCTGCTCCTGCCAG GTAAACCAGAACCCAGGGCTGAGGGGGTCCTGGGAGCAGTCGGGGGAGCTGGCATCGTGgccctgctttctctctgcctttttctcatCTTCAG AGTGAAGACCTGCAGGAAGAAGGCAGCCCAGCCagtgcagagcacagaggacgTGAACTCAGTCGAGGGCTCAGGCTCTGGG ggcctagagGAATGCCTGATTCACAACTCAcagcag GAAACCATCATCTGTATGGTGTCAGGGGCTGAGTCTGCTTTCTTCATCACTGTACACACGGCACCTGGCACACTACCGCAACAGAGGATGGCACTATAG
- the LOC103567264 gene encoding sialic acid-binding Ig-like lectin 5 isoform X3, with translation MSLQLLLLLPMLWGVPMAQGQSYWLELPESVTVQEGLCVLVPCNFSYPWTAFGTLYVFWFRKGMDGHQDPLVATNKPNQKLHESTHGRFFLLGDPHAQNCSLSIRDVNLGDSGTYFFRMEDSFRGHSYLDKMFSLNVTALTHRPHIHILGPLESGRPRNLTCSVPWACEQGTAPAFSWTSAALTSLGPRARLSSVLTLTPRPQDHGTSVTCQVKFLAAGVTVERNIQLNVTWKMPNPSVAMDVEAATSFCPRCSTEHGHQHLPRKQHSAVLELPRTGTTGGDFTCLARHPLGSQTVSVSLSVLYPPQLLGPSCSWEDEGLHCGCSSRAQPAPSLRWRLGERLLEGNSSNASFTITSSSSGPWANSSLSLSWELSSSLRVSCEARNVHGARSTAILLLPGKPEPRAEGVLGAVGGAGIVALLSLCLFLIFRVKTCRKKAAQPVQSTEDVNSVEGSGSGGLEECLIHNSQQVHQHQVRTDYPSDCPAPAGVSPISREEMELQETFLSVHKPQEQKVTNSESTEIKRHK, from the exons ATGTcgctgcagctgctgctgttgctgcccaTGCTGTGGGGAG tgccCATGGCTCAAGGTCAGAGTTACTGGCTGGAGCTACCAGAGTCCGTGACAGTGCAGGAGGGCCTGTGTGTCCTCGTGCCCTGCAATTTTTCCTATCCCTGGACTGCCTTTGGAACGCTTTACGTGTTTTGGTTCCGGAAAGGGATGGATGGACACCAAGATCCTTTGGTGGCCACTAACAAACCAAACCAGAAGCTGCACGAGAGCACCCATGGCCGGTTCTTCCTCCTGGGAGACCCCCATGCCCAGAACTGCTCCCTGAGTATCAGAGACGTCAACCTAGGGGACAGTGGGACTTACTTCTTTCGTATGGAGGACTCCTTCAGGGGACACTCATATCTAGATAAGATGTTCTCTCTGAATGTGACAG CCCTGACCCACAGGCCCCACATCCATATCTTGGGGCCCCTGGAGTCCGGCCGACCCAGGAACCTGacttgctctgtgccctgggcctgTGAGCAAGGCACTGCTCCTGCCTTCTCCTGGACATCAGCTGccctcacctccctgggccccagggcccGCCTCTCCTCGGTGCTCACCCTCACTCCACGGCCTCAGGACCACGGCACCAGCGTCACCTGTCAGGTGAAGTTCCTTGCAGCTGGTGTGACTGTGGAAAGGAACATCCAGCTCAATGTCACCT GGAAAATGCCCAATCCATCTGTCGCCATGGATGTTGAGGCTGCTACATCCTTCTGTCCCAGATGCTCCACAGAACATGGCCATCAGCATCTCCCAAGGAAACAGCACAG CGCCGTCCTGGAGCTGCCTCGAACAGGGACTACGGGAGGAGACTTCACCTGCCTTGCTCGGCACCCGCTGGGCTCCCAAACTGTCTCTGTGAGCCTCTCTGTGCTCT ACCCCCCACAGCTGCTGGGAccctcctgctcctgggaggACGAGGGTCTGCACTGTGGCTGCTCCTCCCGAGCACAGCCGGCCCCCTCCCTGCGCTGGCGGCTGGGGGAGCGTCTGCTGGAGGGGAACAGCAGCAACGCCTCCTTCACCATCACCTCCAGCTCCTCCGGGCCCTGGGCCAACAGCTCCTTGAGTctcagctgggagctcagctccAGCCTCAGAGTCAGCTGCGAGGCCAGGAATGTCCACGGGGCCCGGAGCACCGCTATCCTGCTCCTGCCAG GTAAACCAGAACCCAGGGCTGAGGGGGTCCTGGGAGCAGTCGGGGGAGCTGGCATCGTGgccctgctttctctctgcctttttctcatCTTCAG AGTGAAGACCTGCAGGAAGAAGGCAGCCCAGCCagtgcagagcacagaggacgTGAACTCAGTCGAGGGCTCAGGCTCTGGG ggcctagagGAATGCCTGATTCACAACTCAcagcag GTGCATCAGCACCAGGTCAGGACAGACTACCCTTCAGACTGCCCAGCCCCTGCTGGAGTGAGCCCCATCTCAAGAGAGGAAATGGAGCTCCAGGAGACTTTCCTGAGTGTTCACAAGCCTCAGGAACAAAAAGTCACCAACAGCGAGTCCACAGAGATCAAGAGACACAAGTGA
- the LOC103567264 gene encoding sialic acid-binding Ig-like lectin 6 isoform X1: MSLQLLLLLPMLWGVPMAQGQSYWLELPESVTVQEGLCVLVPCNFSYPWTAFGTLYVFWFRKGMDGHQDPLVATNKPNQKLHESTHGRFFLLGDPHAQNCSLSIRDVNLGDSGTYFFRMEDSFRGHSYLDKMFSLNVTALTHRPHIHILGPLESGRPRNLTCSVPWACEQGTAPAFSWTSAALTSLGPRARLSSVLTLTPRPQDHGTSVTCQVKFLAAGVTVERNIQLNVTYAPQNMAISISQGNSTALMILHNSSALPILEGQAVRLLCVADSNPLAQLSWFWGSPALNATPISTSAVLELPRTGTTGGDFTCLARHPLGSQTVSVSLSVLYPPQLLGPSCSWEDEGLHCGCSSRAQPAPSLRWRLGERLLEGNSSNASFTITSSSSGPWANSSLSLSWELSSSLRVSCEARNVHGARSTAILLLPGKPEPRAEGVLGAVGGAGIVALLSLCLFLIFRVKTCRKKAAQPVQSTEDVNSVEGSGSGGLEECLIHNSQQVHQHQVRTDYPSDCPAPAGVSPISREEMELQETFLSVHKPQEQKVTNSESTEIKRHK, encoded by the exons ATGTcgctgcagctgctgctgttgctgcccaTGCTGTGGGGAG tgccCATGGCTCAAGGTCAGAGTTACTGGCTGGAGCTACCAGAGTCCGTGACAGTGCAGGAGGGCCTGTGTGTCCTCGTGCCCTGCAATTTTTCCTATCCCTGGACTGCCTTTGGAACGCTTTACGTGTTTTGGTTCCGGAAAGGGATGGATGGACACCAAGATCCTTTGGTGGCCACTAACAAACCAAACCAGAAGCTGCACGAGAGCACCCATGGCCGGTTCTTCCTCCTGGGAGACCCCCATGCCCAGAACTGCTCCCTGAGTATCAGAGACGTCAACCTAGGGGACAGTGGGACTTACTTCTTTCGTATGGAGGACTCCTTCAGGGGACACTCATATCTAGATAAGATGTTCTCTCTGAATGTGACAG CCCTGACCCACAGGCCCCACATCCATATCTTGGGGCCCCTGGAGTCCGGCCGACCCAGGAACCTGacttgctctgtgccctgggcctgTGAGCAAGGCACTGCTCCTGCCTTCTCCTGGACATCAGCTGccctcacctccctgggccccagggcccGCCTCTCCTCGGTGCTCACCCTCACTCCACGGCCTCAGGACCACGGCACCAGCGTCACCTGTCAGGTGAAGTTCCTTGCAGCTGGTGTGACTGTGGAAAGGAACATCCAGCTCAATGTCACCT ATGCTCCACAGAACATGGCCATCAGCATCTCCCAAGGAAACAGCACAG ccctcatgATCCTGCATAACTCTTCAGCCCTTCCCATCCTGGAGGGCCAGGCTGTGCGGCTGCTCTGTGTTGCTGACAGCAACCCCCTTGCACAGCTGAGCTGGTTCTGGGGATCCCCAGCCCTGAACGCCACCCCCATCTCCACCAGCGCCGTCCTGGAGCTGCCTCGAACAGGGACTACGGGAGGAGACTTCACCTGCCTTGCTCGGCACCCGCTGGGCTCCCAAACTGTCTCTGTGAGCCTCTCTGTGCTCT ACCCCCCACAGCTGCTGGGAccctcctgctcctgggaggACGAGGGTCTGCACTGTGGCTGCTCCTCCCGAGCACAGCCGGCCCCCTCCCTGCGCTGGCGGCTGGGGGAGCGTCTGCTGGAGGGGAACAGCAGCAACGCCTCCTTCACCATCACCTCCAGCTCCTCCGGGCCCTGGGCCAACAGCTCCTTGAGTctcagctgggagctcagctccAGCCTCAGAGTCAGCTGCGAGGCCAGGAATGTCCACGGGGCCCGGAGCACCGCTATCCTGCTCCTGCCAG GTAAACCAGAACCCAGGGCTGAGGGGGTCCTGGGAGCAGTCGGGGGAGCTGGCATCGTGgccctgctttctctctgcctttttctcatCTTCAG AGTGAAGACCTGCAGGAAGAAGGCAGCCCAGCCagtgcagagcacagaggacgTGAACTCAGTCGAGGGCTCAGGCTCTGGG ggcctagagGAATGCCTGATTCACAACTCAcagcag GTGCATCAGCACCAGGTCAGGACAGACTACCCTTCAGACTGCCCAGCCCCTGCTGGAGTGAGCCCCATCTCAAGAGAGGAAATGGAGCTCCAGGAGACTTTCCTGAGTGTTCACAAGCCTCAGGAACAAAAAGTCACCAACAGCGAGTCCACAGAGATCAAGAGACACAAGTGA
- the LOC103567264 gene encoding sialic acid-binding Ig-like lectin 5 isoform X2: MSLQLLLLLPMLWGVPMAQGQSYWLELPESVTVQEGLCVLVPCNFSYPWTAFGTLYVFWFRKGMDGHQDPLVATNKPNQKLHESTHGRFFLLGDPHAQNCSLSIRDVNLGDSGTYFFRMEDSFRGHSYLDKMFSLNVTALTHRPHIHILGPLESGRPRNLTCSVPWACEQGTAPAFSWTSAALTSLGPRARLSSVLTLTPRPQDHGTSVTCQVKFLAAGVTVERNIQLNVTYAPQNMAISISQGNSTALMILHNSSALPILEGQAVRLLCVADSNPLAQLSWFWGSPALNATPISTSAVLELPRTGTTGGDFTCLARHPLGSQTVSVSLSVLYPPQLLGPSCSWEDEGLHCGCSSRAQPAPSLRWRLGERLLEGNSSNASFTITSSSSGPWANSSLSLSWELSSSLRVSCEARNVHGARSTAILLLPGKPEPRAEGVLGAVGGAGIVALLSLCLFLIFRVKTCRKKAAQPVQSTEDVNSVEGSGSGGLEECLIHNSQQETIICMVSGAESAFFITVHTAPGTLPQQRMAL, translated from the exons ATGTcgctgcagctgctgctgttgctgcccaTGCTGTGGGGAG tgccCATGGCTCAAGGTCAGAGTTACTGGCTGGAGCTACCAGAGTCCGTGACAGTGCAGGAGGGCCTGTGTGTCCTCGTGCCCTGCAATTTTTCCTATCCCTGGACTGCCTTTGGAACGCTTTACGTGTTTTGGTTCCGGAAAGGGATGGATGGACACCAAGATCCTTTGGTGGCCACTAACAAACCAAACCAGAAGCTGCACGAGAGCACCCATGGCCGGTTCTTCCTCCTGGGAGACCCCCATGCCCAGAACTGCTCCCTGAGTATCAGAGACGTCAACCTAGGGGACAGTGGGACTTACTTCTTTCGTATGGAGGACTCCTTCAGGGGACACTCATATCTAGATAAGATGTTCTCTCTGAATGTGACAG CCCTGACCCACAGGCCCCACATCCATATCTTGGGGCCCCTGGAGTCCGGCCGACCCAGGAACCTGacttgctctgtgccctgggcctgTGAGCAAGGCACTGCTCCTGCCTTCTCCTGGACATCAGCTGccctcacctccctgggccccagggcccGCCTCTCCTCGGTGCTCACCCTCACTCCACGGCCTCAGGACCACGGCACCAGCGTCACCTGTCAGGTGAAGTTCCTTGCAGCTGGTGTGACTGTGGAAAGGAACATCCAGCTCAATGTCACCT ATGCTCCACAGAACATGGCCATCAGCATCTCCCAAGGAAACAGCACAG ccctcatgATCCTGCATAACTCTTCAGCCCTTCCCATCCTGGAGGGCCAGGCTGTGCGGCTGCTCTGTGTTGCTGACAGCAACCCCCTTGCACAGCTGAGCTGGTTCTGGGGATCCCCAGCCCTGAACGCCACCCCCATCTCCACCAGCGCCGTCCTGGAGCTGCCTCGAACAGGGACTACGGGAGGAGACTTCACCTGCCTTGCTCGGCACCCGCTGGGCTCCCAAACTGTCTCTGTGAGCCTCTCTGTGCTCT ACCCCCCACAGCTGCTGGGAccctcctgctcctgggaggACGAGGGTCTGCACTGTGGCTGCTCCTCCCGAGCACAGCCGGCCCCCTCCCTGCGCTGGCGGCTGGGGGAGCGTCTGCTGGAGGGGAACAGCAGCAACGCCTCCTTCACCATCACCTCCAGCTCCTCCGGGCCCTGGGCCAACAGCTCCTTGAGTctcagctgggagctcagctccAGCCTCAGAGTCAGCTGCGAGGCCAGGAATGTCCACGGGGCCCGGAGCACCGCTATCCTGCTCCTGCCAG GTAAACCAGAACCCAGGGCTGAGGGGGTCCTGGGAGCAGTCGGGGGAGCTGGCATCGTGgccctgctttctctctgcctttttctcatCTTCAG AGTGAAGACCTGCAGGAAGAAGGCAGCCCAGCCagtgcagagcacagaggacgTGAACTCAGTCGAGGGCTCAGGCTCTGGG ggcctagagGAATGCCTGATTCACAACTCAcagcag GAAACCATCATCTGTATGGTGTCAGGGGCTGAGTCTGCTTTCTTCATCACTGTACACACGGCACCTGGCACACTACCGCAACAGAGGATGGCACTATAG
- the LOC103567264 gene encoding sialic acid-binding Ig-like lectin 5 isoform X5, with translation MSLQLLLLLPMLWGVPMAQGQSYWLELPESVTVQEGLCVLVPCNFSYPWTAFGTLYVFWFRKGMDGHQDPLVATNKPNQKLHESTHGRFFLLGDPHAQNCSLSIRDVNLGDSGTYFFRMEDSFRGHSYLDKMFSLNVTALTHRPHIHILGPLESGRPRNLTCSVPWACEQGTAPAFSWTSAALTSLGPRARLSSVLTLTPRPQDHGTSVTCQVKFLAAGVTVERNIQLNVTYAPQNMAISISQGNSTALMILHNSSALPILEGQAVRLLCVADSNPLAQLSWFWGSPALNATPISTSAVLELPRTGTTGGDFTCLARHPLGSQTVSVSLSVLYPPQLLGPSCSWEDEGLHCGCSSRAQPAPSLRWRLGERLLEGNSSNASFTITSSSSGPWANSSLSLSWELSSSLRVSCEARNVHGARSTAILLLPGKPEPRAEGVLGAVGGAGIVALLSLCLFLIFRVKTCRKKAAQPVQSTEDVNSVEGSGSGGDMRRPCVTE, from the exons ATGTcgctgcagctgctgctgttgctgcccaTGCTGTGGGGAG tgccCATGGCTCAAGGTCAGAGTTACTGGCTGGAGCTACCAGAGTCCGTGACAGTGCAGGAGGGCCTGTGTGTCCTCGTGCCCTGCAATTTTTCCTATCCCTGGACTGCCTTTGGAACGCTTTACGTGTTTTGGTTCCGGAAAGGGATGGATGGACACCAAGATCCTTTGGTGGCCACTAACAAACCAAACCAGAAGCTGCACGAGAGCACCCATGGCCGGTTCTTCCTCCTGGGAGACCCCCATGCCCAGAACTGCTCCCTGAGTATCAGAGACGTCAACCTAGGGGACAGTGGGACTTACTTCTTTCGTATGGAGGACTCCTTCAGGGGACACTCATATCTAGATAAGATGTTCTCTCTGAATGTGACAG CCCTGACCCACAGGCCCCACATCCATATCTTGGGGCCCCTGGAGTCCGGCCGACCCAGGAACCTGacttgctctgtgccctgggcctgTGAGCAAGGCACTGCTCCTGCCTTCTCCTGGACATCAGCTGccctcacctccctgggccccagggcccGCCTCTCCTCGGTGCTCACCCTCACTCCACGGCCTCAGGACCACGGCACCAGCGTCACCTGTCAGGTGAAGTTCCTTGCAGCTGGTGTGACTGTGGAAAGGAACATCCAGCTCAATGTCACCT ATGCTCCACAGAACATGGCCATCAGCATCTCCCAAGGAAACAGCACAG ccctcatgATCCTGCATAACTCTTCAGCCCTTCCCATCCTGGAGGGCCAGGCTGTGCGGCTGCTCTGTGTTGCTGACAGCAACCCCCTTGCACAGCTGAGCTGGTTCTGGGGATCCCCAGCCCTGAACGCCACCCCCATCTCCACCAGCGCCGTCCTGGAGCTGCCTCGAACAGGGACTACGGGAGGAGACTTCACCTGCCTTGCTCGGCACCCGCTGGGCTCCCAAACTGTCTCTGTGAGCCTCTCTGTGCTCT ACCCCCCACAGCTGCTGGGAccctcctgctcctgggaggACGAGGGTCTGCACTGTGGCTGCTCCTCCCGAGCACAGCCGGCCCCCTCCCTGCGCTGGCGGCTGGGGGAGCGTCTGCTGGAGGGGAACAGCAGCAACGCCTCCTTCACCATCACCTCCAGCTCCTCCGGGCCCTGGGCCAACAGCTCCTTGAGTctcagctgggagctcagctccAGCCTCAGAGTCAGCTGCGAGGCCAGGAATGTCCACGGGGCCCGGAGCACCGCTATCCTGCTCCTGCCAG GTAAACCAGAACCCAGGGCTGAGGGGGTCCTGGGAGCAGTCGGGGGAGCTGGCATCGTGgccctgctttctctctgcctttttctcatCTTCAG AGTGAAGACCTGCAGGAAGAAGGCAGCCCAGCCagtgcagagcacagaggacgTGAACTCAGTCGAGGGCTCAGGCTCTGGG GGGGATATGAGGAGACCCTGTGTCACCGAGTAG